The proteins below come from a single Pseudomonadota bacterium genomic window:
- a CDS encoding NADH-quinone oxidoreductase subunit I has product MTYVVDIVKGAVSLLVGMGVTIRAFFSPVVTVQYPRQTINITPRFRGHTKLVADEENPERTKCIVCGMCERNCPSKSIKRVTGEKMEGEKKKTATEYILDFTTCSQCGLCVETCPVDALAFSADYNPVGYRREDFYYDLVKEFEKRK; this is encoded by the coding sequence ATGACCTATGTTGTGGATATTGTCAAAGGCGCTGTTTCGCTGCTTGTCGGCATGGGCGTGACCATCAGGGCATTTTTCAGTCCTGTTGTCACTGTGCAGTACCCGAGGCAGACAATAAACATTACCCCGCGTTTCAGGGGTCACACAAAGCTCGTGGCAGACGAAGAAAACCCTGAAAGGACAAAGTGCATTGTCTGCGGCATGTGTGAAAGGAATTGCCCCTCTAAATCGATCAAGAGGGTTACAGGCGAAAAAATGGAAGGCGAGAAGAAAAAGACCGCCACAGAATACATCCTTGATTTTACCACATGCAGCCAATGCGGGCTATGCGTGGAGACATGCCCTGTGGACGCCCTTGCCTTTTCGGCGGACTATAATCCTGTAGGATACAGGAGGGAAGATTTTTATTACGACCTTGTTAAGGAATTTGAAAAGAGAAAATAA
- the nuoH gene encoding NADH-quinone oxidoreductase subunit NuoH produces the protein MNELNNIISIIGKETARTIIGLVGVLIIVVVNALLLTWVERKVSGRMQRRIGPKEVGPFGLIQPIADGLKLLGKELLTPANVDRPLYFLAPILIFVPVLVSFVVIPFDSYLQVKDINVGILVILAFSSLSVLSILIAGWGSNNKYALIGAIRSVAQNIAYEIPLLLSLLAVVFMVNSLSLKDIVEAQKSVWFVVFQPFAFLIFFISCVAETNRTPFDLPEAESELVAGFHTEYSGMRFALFFLAEYTNIMIVSAIATVFFLGGYLGPVLPGIVWFFIKTYLLVFVIMWFRWTFPRVRFDQLLNFSWKILIPVSLVNLIITGGILKL, from the coding sequence ATGAATGAATTAAACAATATAATAAGTATCATCGGAAAAGAGACGGCAAGGACAATTATCGGTCTTGTCGGGGTGCTTATCATCGTTGTGGTCAACGCCCTGCTGCTTACATGGGTTGAGCGTAAGGTCAGCGGGCGTATGCAAAGAAGGATAGGCCCCAAAGAAGTGGGTCCTTTCGGCCTCATCCAGCCCATTGCAGACGGCCTCAAACTGCTCGGCAAGGAACTGCTCACACCGGCAAATGTAGACAGGCCGCTCTATTTTCTTGCCCCAATCTTGATATTTGTCCCTGTACTTGTATCTTTTGTAGTGATTCCCTTTGATTCATATCTCCAGGTGAAGGATATCAATGTCGGAATCCTTGTCATCCTTGCCTTTTCTTCCCTTTCAGTGCTTTCCATACTGATCGCAGGCTGGGGCTCAAACAATAAATATGCCCTTATAGGCGCCATACGGAGTGTTGCCCAGAATATTGCTTACGAGATCCCGCTGCTCCTTTCACTGCTTGCAGTTGTTTTTATGGTAAATTCACTTTCTCTCAAAGACATTGTTGAGGCACAAAAAAGTGTATGGTTTGTCGTATTTCAGCCTTTTGCCTTTCTCATATTTTTCATTTCATGTGTAGCAGAGACAAACAGAACACCCTTTGATTTACCGGAGGCGGAGAGCGAACTTGTTGCAGGATTTCATACAGAATACTCCGGTATGAGATTTGCCCTCTTTTTTCTTGCCGAATATACGAACATCATGATTGTAAGTGCTATTGCGACGGTGTTTTTTCTTGGCGGCTATCTCGGACCTGTGCTGCCGGGCATTGTCTGGTTTTTTATAAAAACATATCTCCTTGTCTTTGTGATTATGTGGTTTCGCTGGACATTCCCCAGGGTGCGGTTCGATCAGCTCCTGAATTTCTCCTGGAAGATACTGATACCCGTTTCTCTTGTAAATCTAATTATTACAGGAGGGATACTTAAGTTATGA